In one window of Bemisia tabaci chromosome 6, PGI_BMITA_v3 DNA:
- the LOC109033858 gene encoding uncharacterized protein: MKIHILGFILCFILQFRSFCCEDCSSKNGDYDTKCPGENDPSTYDTCCWSNSTVFCCPAVDPNAFYINPTWAMIIGLSVIVSCIAIAGLLILCCFWSPCPLFDMCRIKYHYDDIIAYSDEKEEEPLNMPPEITDNSNHYSPCHVKVKKIEIV; the protein is encoded by the exons ATGAAAATACACATTCTAGGGTTCATTTTATGTTTCATCCTGCAATTTCGCTCATTTT gctgTGAAGATTGCTCCAGTAAAAATGGCGACTATGATACAAAGTGTCCTGGAGAGAATGATCCAAGCACGTATGATACGTGTTGCTGGAGTAATTCCACGGTATTTTGCTGTCCTGCAGTGGACCCTAATGCATTTTATATCAATCCTAC GTGGGCAATGATAATAGGTCTGAGTGTCATAGTATCATGTATAGCAATCGCTGGTTTATTAATTCTATGCTGCTTCTGGTCTCCTTGTCCGTTATTTGATATGTGTCGAATCAAGTACCACTACGATGACATCATAGCATATTCTGATG aaaaagaagaagagccCCTGAACATGCCGCCGGAAATAACAGACAATTCCAATCACTACTCACCGTGCCACGTTAAggtgaaaaaaatagaaattgtcTGA